CCGCGACCGTCGACGCCGTCGTGACCGCCCCGAGGTCGCCGCTCACGACCCGCGGGCCGGCCGCGGTTTCGGCGGTCGCGGAGAAGATGCCGCTCCCGGTCGCGTTCGCGTTCCCGGCCCAGTACGCGTAAATGCGGCCGCCGGCCGCGATGACGGACTGCCGGATGCCGACGCCGTTGGGGCCGGCCTGGGAGATGTTGGTCGGGATCGGCCCCAGCGTGTACGTGGTGCCCGTTACGACGTCCTCCGCCTGTTGCGGCTGGTTCAAAAACGGCTGCGCGGCGTCCTTCTCGAACGTCTGGGAGGAGAAGGTCTGGCCGCCGTCGATGCTGGTCGCGATGTACGTGGCGGCGCGGCTATCGCTCGCGTCCAGTCGGGTGTCGTACCACGTGACGACGAGCGTGCCGGTGGTCGAATCGACCGTGAGCGACGGGATCAGCTGCGGGCGGTTTCCCTGCGTCAAGTTGTCGGACGCGCTGTCGTCGTTCACCCGGACCGGACCCGCCGCGTTCCAGGTGACCGCCCCGCCGGCGCCCAGGACGCCCGAAGCCACCTCGATGTTGGTGTCGGTGACGACGCCCTTCGTCACGGACGCCGAAGTATATCCGACGTAGAACTGACCCGCGTAAGGGTCGGCCGAACCGAGTGTGGGGTCGAACGCGATGGTGACGGCGGAGGGGATGCCCGCGGTCGGGGAGACGGCGAACGAGGTCAACGGGTTCGAATTGAAGTTCGGTCCGATCGGGGTCGACGTCGCGGTCGCGATCGGGTTCCCGGCCGCGGTCGTGTTCGTCGTACCGGGGGCGCCCGGTATCGTGGCGTCCGCGCCGAACCCCGATTTCACGCCGGAGATAAAGTTGAGCGACCAACTGTTGAGCGACTCCGGTTCGGGCGTGGTGTCGTGCTTGTAGTCCGTAACCGTCAGCGTCCACAACCCGACGAATTTTTTGACCTGAGACGGGGTCGCGTTGGCGATCCCCAACTGCGCGGCGATCGTGGACCCGAGGGTGAGGTCTTCCGGTCGGTAAACGCCGATGTAAGGGAACGTCGCGTTCGGGTCGCTGATCCTCAGAGCCCCGTCGCTGTTGAAGACGGTGGAGGTCGCGAGGTCGCCGTTGTCCACCCCGAGACCTAGAGCGCTGTACGGGTTCGTCGGCGTGGCCGGCGGCGGCGAGACCCCGTACTGGAGCTTGGATACAGGGTTCATTCCCTGGGTCGACCCGTTCGAATTCGTCCGGTGGTCGAGTAGCGTGATGGACTGGCCGCTCGGGGCCGTGAGGACGATGCTGAGTTGGTCGAGCGATTGCGCGACGACCGAAAGGCTGACGGAGAGATCGGCGAGGGTAAAGTTCGGGTCGGTAAACTGGCTGGCGGTGACGGTTTGCGTGAAGGTCGTTTGGGACGGCGTGTCGGACACCGCCGGCGGAACGGCCGGGGCGGCGTCGGCGATGGCCCCCGTCGTGCCGGCGGTATTGACGACGCTGGCCGCCGTCTGGCTCGGTACCCCGCCGTCGGGCCGCGTGACATCGTAACTGATCGACGAATAGGTGCTGCCGGCGGTCATCGACGGCCACGCGAACACGAGCGAGCCCGGGGCACCCGAACCGGCCGGGCTGAACGCGATCTGCGGCGCCGCCCCTTCGACGACCCCGGCGGCGGTGGTGGCCGGCAGGTACCCGCCGTTGTTCACCGGCACCGGTTGTGACCACGTGGTCCCGTTGTCCGGGGAGACGGCGGCCAGGATCGGGTTCGGGTTGAAACTCAGGGCCGAGCCCCCGAGGTCGCTCGCGCCGGCCGTCGCGTTCCCGTTCCACGCGATGTAGACGGCTTTGGAGACGCCGGCCGCGGAATCCATCGTGTCGGTGAAAGTCGTCCCGGTCGTCGGGTCGGTGTACGTCGGGACGTTGTTGTCGACCGCGATGACGGGGTTGTTCGCCGAGTTCGCCCCGATCCACTGGTAGATCGTTTTGAGTGCGCCGACGCTACCGGACGCGAACGTTCCTTCCTGAAACTCGACGGCCCCACTGGTGTCGGCCGCGTTCGTGGCGAGGTACGTAAAGTACACCATGCCGTTCCGGCCGAAGGCGGCCGAGATGCCCGACGCGTTGGTGTAGGTGTTGTTCGCGGCCGTCGCCGGGAGGGCGGGGTCGCGAATCAGGGTGAAGCCTCCCGGGTTCGACCCGGTGCTGGTCTGGGCCTGGAACCCCGAAATGACCGACCACGACTGTCCGCCGTCGGTCGACTTCTCGGCGATCACTCCGAAGGTCGTGTTGGAGGTCACGCTCGTCGCGACCAGGACTTGGTTGTCCGGGTTCGTGGGGTCGGCCACGACTTG
The DNA window shown above is from Fimbriiglobus ruber and carries:
- a CDS encoding proprotein convertase P-domain-containing protein; protein product: MSRRTLPEVLRQMAFKTRGSGQKRHFVLNLEAVEERLAPAVLPTPTVVTPTAAQSSVALPANGPVNFINPQVVADPTNPDNQVLVATSVTSNTTFGVIAEKSTDGGQSWSVISGFQAQTSTGSNPGGFTLIRDPALPATAANNTYTNASGISAAFGRNGMVYFTYLATNAADTSGAVEFQEGTFASGSVGALKTIYQWIGANSANNPVIAVDNNVPTYTDPTTGTTFTDTMDSAAGVSKAVYIAWNGNATAGASDLGGSALSFNPNPILAAVSPDNGTTWSQPVPVNNGGYLPATTAAGVVEGAAPQIAFSPAGSGAPGSLVFAWPSMTAGSTYSSISYDVTRPDGGVPSQTAASVVNTAGTTGAIADAAPAVPPAVSDTPSQTTFTQTVTASQFTDPNFTLADLSVSLSVVAQSLDQLSIVLTAPSGQSITLLDHRTNSNGSTQGMNPVSKLQYGVSPPPATPTNPYSALGLGVDNGDLATSTVFNSDGALRISDPNATFPYIGVYRPEDLTLGSTIAAQLGIANATPSQVKKFVGLWTLTVTDYKHDTTPEPESLNSWSLNFISGVKSGFGADATIPGAPGTTNTTAAGNPIATATSTPIGPNFNSNPLTSFAVSPTAGIPSAVTIAFDPTLGSADPYAGQFYVGYTSASVTKGVVTDTNIEVASGVLGAGGAVTWNAAGPVRVNDDSASDNLTQGNRPQLIPSLTVDSTTGTLVVTWYDTRLDASDSRAATYIATSIDGGQTFSSQTFEKDAAQPFLNQPQQAEDVVTGTTYTLGPIPTNISQAGPNGVGIRQSVIAAGGRIYAYWAGNANATGSGIFSATAETAAGPRVVSGDLGAVTTASTVAGFDQSGNAVSTTYNTSIATDGTRGIDAFVVTFDRPLDPNQFATMSAAQLSQLFQVKYRNPYASLAIPATAIGVSSVDVIYQNDPADNPVHPGVPYGPTQLLVHLTTPQFAVGTYSYAVGPGITDQVAAAATGAYALSSTSSTPYPAASGGGASVTPSAPLPVSPSVPAGAVVTGVTVTLNVSQTGTMPDTTDLVLTLIAPDGTRITLSSHESPGSTAPNFTNTTFSAGAGTAIAAGAPPFTGTFVPDGNLLLLNGKAATGSWELEVQNSNPFATGTLTSWGSPSLTSRATRWTRTRTGLPAKRPGATSSRCRRRRPASPSSPRT